In Clostridium sp. JN-1, one genomic interval encodes:
- a CDS encoding DeoR/GlpR family DNA-binding transcription regulator: MTQEERRLYIKKILNYNKKVETKDLSKDLNVSEMTIRRDLDYLEKKGILKRVLNGAILNSINKIDPIDDSLNIRMNQSIEEKKAIAKYASTLINDDDIIFLDASTTVCALCPYILNKKITIVTNCIRICNYFNTIKNINIILAGGILRCGTLSLIGTDTNKFLKQYNTNKLFLSGKALSLKDGLTDVNTFEIEAKKAAMENTKEIILLIDHTKLNQTSLIKVCDTNNISKIIIDGFKNFSPEEQNTIDFIKNSGTDIIIAN; encoded by the coding sequence ATGACACAAGAAGAAAGAAGATTATATATTAAAAAGATTTTAAATTACAACAAAAAAGTAGAAACAAAAGACTTAAGCAAAGATTTAAATGTATCAGAAATGACTATACGAAGAGACTTGGACTATTTAGAAAAAAAAGGCATATTAAAGAGAGTGTTAAATGGTGCCATATTGAACTCTATCAACAAAATAGATCCAATAGATGATAGCTTAAATATAAGAATGAATCAAAGTATAGAGGAAAAAAAAGCTATAGCTAAGTATGCAAGTACACTAATAAATGATGATGATATAATATTTCTAGATGCTTCAACCACTGTCTGTGCATTATGTCCTTACATATTAAATAAGAAAATAACTATAGTTACAAATTGTATTAGAATATGCAATTATTTTAATACAATTAAAAATATAAATATTATTCTTGCTGGTGGAATATTAAGATGTGGAACGTTATCTTTAATAGGTACTGATACCAATAAATTTTTAAAACAATATAATACAAATAAGCTCTTCTTATCAGGAAAAGCTTTGTCACTCAAAGACGGACTTACAGATGTGAATACTTTTGAAATAGAAGCTAAGAAAGCAGCTATGGAAAATACAAAAGAAATTATATTGCTGATAGATCATACTAAATTAAACCAAACTTCTTTAATTAAAGTTTGTGATACAAACAATATATCTAAAATAATAATTGACGGTTTCAAAAACTTTTCACCTGAAGAACAAAACACAATAGATTTTATAAAAAATAGCGGTACTGATATAATTATAGCTAATTAA
- a CDS encoding M18 family aminopeptidase: MTDYEISEANELINYIYESPTAFHVVKNAVSILKKFKFTELKEEDSWKIEKGGKYFVVKNNSALTAFVVGNGELENDGFKIIGAHTDSPGFKIKPNADIQVENSYVKLNTEVYGGPILNTWMDRPLSIAGRVILKGKNILSPDIKLINIKRPLLIIPNLAIHMNRDINLGIKLNKQIHTLPLLSLVNEKFETSRYLTKIISDELCVSQEDILDFDLFLYEFEKGTMLGANNEFISSGRLDDLSMVYSGIKSICNSTAKNSTNVMVCFDNEEVGSTTKQGANSPMLLSVLERIAFNLGKNKEDFYRAISKSFMISCDLGHALHPNYQEKSDPVNKPIINKGPIIKMAASQSYTTDAVSSAVYKSICNKAKVPFQVFVNRSDERGGSTIGPISSSHINMTTLDMGLAILSMHSIRELGGVKDYIYAMKSFEEFYNL; encoded by the coding sequence ATGACAGATTATGAAATTAGTGAAGCAAATGAACTTATAAATTATATTTATGAAAGTCCTACAGCATTCCATGTAGTTAAAAATGCAGTATCTATTCTTAAAAAATTCAAGTTTACAGAACTAAAAGAAGAAGACTCATGGAAAATAGAAAAAGGCGGAAAATACTTTGTAGTTAAAAATAATTCTGCACTCACTGCCTTTGTTGTTGGAAATGGTGAACTTGAAAATGATGGTTTTAAAATAATAGGAGCTCATACTGATTCACCTGGTTTTAAAATAAAACCAAATGCAGATATACAAGTTGAAAATTCCTATGTAAAATTGAATACAGAAGTATACGGCGGACCTATATTAAATACATGGATGGACAGACCTCTTTCAATCGCAGGCAGAGTTATTTTAAAAGGTAAAAACATACTTTCTCCTGATATAAAATTAATAAATATAAAAAGACCGCTGCTAATTATCCCTAACTTAGCAATTCATATGAATAGAGACATAAACCTTGGGATTAAGCTAAATAAGCAAATACACACACTTCCCCTTCTATCCCTTGTAAATGAAAAATTCGAAACTTCAAGGTACTTAACTAAAATCATAAGTGACGAATTATGTGTATCACAGGAAGACATACTAGATTTTGATTTGTTTTTATATGAATTTGAAAAAGGAACCATGTTAGGTGCAAATAATGAATTTATATCTTCTGGTAGATTGGATGATTTAAGCATGGTATACTCTGGTATAAAGTCAATTTGCAATAGTACTGCAAAGAACAGCACAAATGTTATGGTTTGCTTTGACAATGAGGAAGTTGGAAGTACTACAAAACAAGGAGCAAATTCTCCAATGCTCTTATCTGTTTTAGAGAGAATAGCATTTAATCTTGGTAAAAATAAAGAAGATTTTTATAGAGCTATCTCAAAATCATTTATGATATCTTGTGACTTAGGTCATGCACTTCATCCAAATTATCAAGAAAAATCCGATCCTGTGAATAAGCCTATAATAAATAAGGGTCCTATTATAAAAATGGCTGCAAGTCAAAGTTATACTACAGATGCCGTATCAAGTGCAGTATATAAGAGTATTTGTAATAAAGCCAAAGTTCCCTTCCAGGTATTTGTAAATCGTTCAGACGAAAGAGGCGGCTCGACTATAGGACCAATATCTTCAAGCCACATAAATATGACAACATTAGATATGGGACTTGCAATATTATCAATGCATTCAATAAGAGAGCTTGGTGGAGTAAAAGATTATATATACGCCATGAAATCTTTTGAAGAGTTTTACAATTTATAG
- the mtnK gene encoding S-methyl-5-thioribose kinase: protein MGEYKAMTNDTIGEYLKKINIFPEDHEVTSKEVGDGNLNLVFRVEDMDNNKKVIVKQALPYLKVAGEGWKLTLDRNRIEAETLKLQNKVCPNSVPKVYYHSNEYALTVMEDLGDMEVLRKGLMEMKMFNKFPEQIGKFMARNLFLTSDMGMSPMEKKKIVGKFISPELCDITERLVLNDPYMDAESNNVNECIKDYVKKVWNNKKVWFEVSKLKNIFMTKAEALLHGDLHTGSIFINEDKSIVFDCEFAFYGPYGYDIGLLFANFILNYVSWEGRKDKSQSEIKEYREYLLNSIVQIWNEFYKEFDYLWENESKDIITKVPSYKEYYIKNLLHETIGFCSCEIMRRIIGMAHVPDLDEIEDLQERAKAQILGLEIGQAILVERNNVNSIDEFILLVEKCKKTYREAK from the coding sequence ATGGGTGAGTATAAAGCGATGACAAATGACACTATTGGAGAATATTTAAAAAAAATAAATATATTTCCCGAGGATCATGAAGTTACGAGTAAAGAAGTAGGAGATGGAAATTTAAATCTTGTTTTTAGAGTGGAAGACATGGATAATAACAAAAAAGTTATAGTTAAACAAGCATTACCCTATTTGAAAGTTGCAGGGGAAGGTTGGAAATTAACTTTAGATAGAAATAGAATTGAAGCTGAGACATTAAAACTTCAAAATAAAGTATGTCCTAATAGTGTGCCAAAAGTATACTATCATAGTAATGAATATGCTTTAACTGTAATGGAAGACTTAGGGGATATGGAAGTTTTAAGAAAAGGTTTAATGGAAATGAAAATGTTTAATAAATTTCCAGAGCAAATAGGAAAATTCATGGCGAGAAATTTGTTTTTAACATCTGATATGGGAATGAGCCCAATGGAAAAGAAAAAAATTGTTGGAAAATTTATAAGCCCCGAACTTTGTGATATAACGGAAAGACTTGTTTTAAATGATCCTTATATGGATGCTGAATCAAACAATGTAAACGAATGTATAAAGGATTATGTAAAAAAAGTTTGGAATAATAAAAAAGTATGGTTTGAAGTTTCCAAATTGAAAAATATATTTATGACTAAGGCAGAAGCGCTGCTTCATGGAGACTTACATACAGGATCTATATTTATAAATGAAGATAAAAGCATTGTGTTTGACTGTGAATTTGCTTTTTATGGACCATATGGATATGATATAGGTTTGCTATTTGCAAATTTCATTTTAAATTATGTATCGTGGGAAGGTAGAAAAGATAAAAGTCAAAGTGAGATAAAGGAGTATAGGGAATATTTACTTAATTCAATTGTACAAATATGGAATGAGTTTTATAAGGAATTTGATTATCTGTGGGAAAATGAGTCAAAGGATATAATAACAAAAGTACCTAGTTATAAGGAATACTATATAAAAAATTTATTACATGAAACTATTGGATTTTGTTCTTGTGAAATTATGAGGAGAATTATTGGCATGGCTCATGTACCAGACTTAGATGAAATAGAAGATTTACAGGAAAGAGCTAAAGCACAAATATTAGGTTTAGAAATTGGCCAAGCAATACTTGTGGAAAGAAATAATGTGAATTCAATTGATGAATTTATTTTATTAGTTGAAAAATGTAAAAAAACATATAGGGAGGCAAAATAA
- a CDS encoding class II aldolase/adducin family protein, with protein sequence MLEDIKKKLVSIAKKADDEGLCKHKSGNFSIKDKKTGYIVITPSGVDRKELSYEDICVVDSKLNVIENNKNRRPSSELLMHVYAYNSRPDVTAVVHTHSRFATSFAVLKKEIPPIVYEAMYYGGTVYVAPYGRPGTRELAESIVEPLKKSDACLLESHGVITVGEDIDSTYLKAKYVEEIAEIYYRVLLINGYKEPKALPVEELQKWNYPSYINFK encoded by the coding sequence ATGCTTGAAGATATAAAAAAGAAATTAGTTTCAATTGCCAAAAAAGCAGATGATGAAGGTTTATGTAAACACAAATCCGGCAATTTTAGTATTAAAGATAAAAAAACAGGATATATAGTAATAACTCCTTCTGGTGTTGACAGAAAAGAATTATCTTATGAGGATATATGTGTAGTGGATTCAAAATTGAATGTAATAGAGAATAATAAAAATCGCAGACCAAGCAGTGAGTTATTAATGCACGTTTATGCATATAACTCAAGGCCGGATGTTACAGCTGTAGTACATACACATTCACGTTTTGCCACATCTTTTGCAGTATTAAAGAAAGAAATTCCACCAATTGTTTATGAAGCTATGTATTATGGAGGAACTGTTTATGTTGCGCCTTATGGCAGACCTGGTACTAGAGAACTTGCAGAATCAATAGTTGAACCTCTTAAAAAATCAGATGCATGTTTACTTGAAAGTCATGGAGTTATAACTGTAGGTGAAGATATAGATAGTACTTATCTTAAGGCAAAATATGTAGAGGAAATAGCTGAAATTTATTACAGGGTTTTATTGATTAATGGGTATAAGGAACCTAAAGCTTTACCTGTAGAGGAATTACAAAAGTGGAATTACCCATCATATATAAATTTTAAATAA
- a CDS encoding YitT family protein has product MKKDIKDIPMLLIAAFLVAFGTYFFLKPCNIAAGGVSGAAIIVNSIFPSIPMGMFMLICEVILFTVGVIVIGPIFGGKTIFCSFSISIIIWIMQKVYPAVKPFSSDTLMQLIFGILICGVGMGIVFNRNASTGGTDIIAKIINKYTKISIGKCILIPDIIIAFIAAIIFGIDKGMYAILGIILNATIIDRVILSLNTYKHVAIISSKGKEIERYIMDELDRSATIYYAKGAYKNNENEVITTILDRKQFLKLKEYILKVDDKAFITVNEVNEVLGEGFSSIV; this is encoded by the coding sequence TTGAAAAAAGATATAAAAGATATACCCATGTTATTAATTGCAGCCTTTTTAGTTGCATTTGGGACTTATTTTTTTCTAAAACCTTGTAATATAGCAGCTGGAGGAGTAAGTGGAGCAGCTATAATTGTAAATAGTATTTTTCCTAGTATACCTATGGGAATGTTTATGCTGATTTGTGAGGTAATTCTTTTTACAGTGGGTGTTATAGTCATAGGACCAATTTTTGGAGGAAAGACGATATTTTGCAGTTTTTCTATATCAATAATTATATGGATAATGCAAAAAGTGTATCCAGCAGTAAAACCATTTAGCAGTGACACTCTAATGCAACTGATATTTGGAATATTAATATGTGGTGTTGGAATGGGTATTGTATTCAATAGAAATGCATCCACAGGGGGGACAGATATAATAGCTAAGATAATAAATAAATACACTAAAATAAGTATAGGCAAGTGTATACTTATTCCTGATATTATTATAGCATTTATTGCAGCTATTATATTTGGAATAGATAAGGGTATGTATGCAATTTTGGGAATAATTTTGAATGCTACAATTATTGATAGGGTTATTTTAAGTTTAAATACTTATAAGCATGTTGCTATAATAAGCTCAAAGGGTAAAGAAATAGAAAGATATATTATGGATGAACTTGATAGAAGTGCAACTATATATTATGCTAAGGGAGCTTATAAAAATAATGAAAATGAAGTCATAACAACTATACTTGATAGAAAACAGTTCCTTAAATTAAAGGAATATATATTGAAAGTAGATGATAAAGCATTTATTACTGTAAATGAAGTAAATGAAGTATTAGGAGAGGGATTTTCTAGTATAGTTTAA
- a CDS encoding PTS transporter subunit IIC has product MGYVVKYILDLGAAVFLPIVMIIIALGVKMKLKKAIVCGLTLGIAFTGMNVVLEFMFKSISPAANAFVSSTGIKLTTMDVGWAPVAAIAWAWPYALIVFPIQIGINILMLAFGWTNCLNVDMWNVWGKILTATIVAALTHSVPLALIAAAIEVVFELKNADIVQKSVGRLSKMNNVTCPHVMNLQGVILAPLSRLLDFIPGINKINLDSNKLKEKIGIFGENSVMGFIVGVLIASIGGCSVKVILQTGVEIATALVLFPLVANLFLESLGPIAEAAGEYMKKKYKGREFCIGIDWSVLGGSSELWVTCILLVPVELIFAIVLAKFGINSVLPLASIINVAATVPALIVTGGNLVKMFIMGVITTPIYLVVSSQFAPILTNLAIAQKTLTVPKGQLLTYYGIEGPEFRWCIAHAANIVNGDVIGLVSFVCFVGLFFWYAKYMKKIDKEIDMKKEIEVERRKYDA; this is encoded by the coding sequence ATGGGTTATGTAGTAAAATATATACTGGATTTAGGAGCTGCAGTTTTTTTACCAATAGTAATGATTATAATAGCACTAGGAGTTAAAATGAAATTAAAAAAAGCCATAGTATGTGGTTTAACTCTTGGAATAGCCTTTACAGGCATGAACGTAGTACTGGAGTTTATGTTTAAATCTATTAGTCCTGCTGCAAATGCATTTGTAAGTAGCACAGGGATAAAATTGACTACAATGGACGTAGGATGGGCACCTGTTGCAGCTATAGCATGGGCATGGCCTTATGCATTAATAGTTTTTCCTATACAAATAGGTATAAATATATTAATGCTGGCATTTGGATGGACAAATTGTTTGAATGTGGATATGTGGAACGTATGGGGTAAAATATTAACAGCCACTATAGTTGCTGCATTAACTCACAGCGTACCTCTTGCCCTTATTGCAGCAGCAATTGAGGTAGTATTTGAATTAAAAAATGCAGATATAGTTCAAAAGTCAGTAGGTAGATTATCTAAGATGAACAATGTAACTTGTCCCCATGTTATGAATTTGCAGGGTGTAATTTTAGCACCGTTAAGTAGACTTTTAGATTTTATTCCTGGAATTAATAAAATAAATTTAGATTCAAATAAATTAAAAGAAAAGATAGGTATATTTGGCGAAAACAGTGTAATGGGATTTATAGTAGGAGTTTTAATTGCAAGTATTGGCGGGTGCAGTGTTAAGGTTATATTGCAAACAGGAGTAGAAATTGCTACAGCACTAGTACTTTTTCCTTTAGTAGCAAATCTTTTTCTTGAGTCACTTGGGCCAATAGCTGAGGCTGCAGGTGAATATATGAAAAAGAAATATAAAGGTAGAGAATTTTGCATAGGTATAGATTGGTCTGTACTTGGAGGAAGTTCGGAACTTTGGGTTACATGTATTTTGCTTGTTCCTGTTGAACTTATATTTGCCATAGTACTTGCTAAGTTTGGAATAAACAGTGTTTTACCATTAGCTTCAATTATAAATGTAGCAGCAACTGTGCCTGCACTAATAGTAACTGGTGGGAATCTAGTGAAGATGTTCATAATGGGTGTGATAACTACACCTATATATTTGGTAGTTTCTTCTCAATTTGCACCTATTCTTACAAATTTGGCTATAGCCCAAAAAACATTGACAGTTCCCAAGGGACAATTATTAACCTACTATGGAATAGAGGGACCAGAATTTAGATGGTGTATAGCACATGCAGCTAATATAGTAAATGGAGATGTAATTGGACTTGTATCATTTGTTTGTTTTGTAGGATTGTTTTTTTGGTATGCAAAATATATGAAGAAGATAGATAAGGAAATAGATATGAAAAAGGAAATTGAAGTAGAAAGGAGAAAGTATGATGCTTGA
- the tyrS gene encoding tyrosine--tRNA ligase, giving the protein MKSVEEQFKIIMKGVNQVVSEENLKQKLERSAASGSPLTVKLGLDPSAPDIHLGHAVVLRKIKQMQDLGHRAVIIIGDFTGKIGDPTGKSKTRKQLTTEQVLENARTYEKQIFKILDRDKTEVRFNSEWLSKLNFEDILKLAGKVTVARILERDDFEKRYKNNEPIGLHEFFYPLMQAYDSVEIKADIEMGGTDQTFNVLMGRTLQKDYGQESQIALFMPLLEGTDGVEKMSKSLGNYIGISEDAVSIYQKTMTIPDNLIIKYFELATDIHPDEVEAIKLKLNNPETNPRDIKMRLAKEITTLYCGISEAESAEEHFKTVFQKNLIPDDVCEFILSEDCFSPNDEIDLIKVITRSGIAKSNSEARRLISQNAVKVDGEKFNNFVMQNPGKSFVIQVGKANFIKVKSELFE; this is encoded by the coding sequence ATGAAAAGTGTTGAAGAACAGTTTAAGATTATTATGAAAGGTGTAAACCAGGTCGTGAGTGAAGAAAATTTAAAGCAAAAGCTGGAAAGGAGCGCAGCATCAGGCAGTCCTCTTACAGTTAAACTCGGACTTGATCCTTCTGCACCAGATATACATCTTGGTCATGCAGTTGTGCTTCGAAAAATTAAACAAATGCAGGATTTAGGACATCGTGCAGTAATTATAATTGGTGATTTTACTGGCAAAATTGGTGATCCTACAGGCAAAAGCAAAACTCGTAAGCAATTGACAACTGAGCAGGTACTTGAAAATGCTAGAACTTACGAAAAACAGATATTCAAAATACTTGATAGAGATAAGACGGAGGTTAGGTTTAACAGCGAGTGGCTGTCTAAGCTTAATTTTGAAGATATATTAAAACTTGCTGGAAAAGTTACCGTTGCAAGAATACTTGAAAGAGATGATTTTGAGAAAAGATATAAAAACAATGAACCTATAGGACTGCATGAATTTTTCTACCCATTAATGCAGGCATATGATTCTGTAGAGATAAAGGCAGATATTGAAATGGGCGGCACAGATCAAACCTTCAATGTTCTAATGGGCCGTACATTACAAAAGGATTATGGCCAGGAAAGTCAAATAGCTCTGTTTATGCCTTTACTTGAAGGTACAGATGGTGTTGAAAAAATGAGTAAAAGTTTGGGAAATTATATTGGAATATCTGAAGATGCTGTTTCAATTTACCAAAAGACAATGACTATTCCAGATAATCTTATTATTAAATACTTTGAACTTGCGACAGATATTCACCCAGATGAAGTTGAAGCAATTAAGTTAAAGCTTAATAATCCAGAAACAAACCCGCGTGACATTAAAATGCGCCTTGCAAAAGAAATAACAACTTTATACTGCGGCATAAGTGAAGCAGAATCTGCTGAAGAACATTTTAAAACTGTGTTCCAGAAAAATCTCATTCCAGATGATGTTTGTGAATTTATTCTGTCTGAGGACTGCTTTTCACCAAATGATGAAATAGACTTGATAAAGGTTATTACTAGAAGCGGAATTGCTAAAAGTAATAGTGAAGCTAGGCGCCTTATATCTCAAAATGCTGTAAAGGTAGATGGCGAAAAGTTTAATAATTTTGTAATGCAAAATCCAGGTAAAAGCTTTGTTATTCAAGTTGGAAAGGCAAATTTTATTAAAGTAAAGAGTGAATTATTTGAATAG
- the mtnA gene encoding S-methyl-5-thioribose-1-phosphate isomerase has protein sequence MSELLAIQWNDEKEELVLLDQTKLPNSIEYKTYDSVEGVYDAIKTMIVRGAPAIGVTAGYGLYFGIKNATESSFKEFYEEVKEKASYLNSSRPTAVNLSWALKRMLKKIEEVKDKPIDEIKKISKIEARNIHSEDIKICRTIGENLITLLKDGMGILTHCNAGQLATSKYGTATAPMYLAKEKGWHLKVYSDETRPRLQGSTLTALELYMAGIDVTTITDNMAAVVMAQHKIDAVIVGCDRIAANGDTANKIGTFGVSILAKYFNIPMYIAAPTPSIDLSTPSGKDIPIEERDPKEVTCRFGVWTAPKNVKVYNPSFDVTPHENITAIVTEKGIVYPPFEENLRKIIK, from the coding sequence ATGTCTGAATTATTAGCAATTCAATGGAATGATGAAAAGGAGGAGCTTGTGTTATTAGACCAAACCAAGCTTCCTAATTCTATAGAATATAAAACTTATGACTCAGTAGAAGGTGTGTACGATGCTATAAAAACCATGATAGTTAGAGGTGCACCGGCTATAGGAGTTACGGCAGGTTATGGATTATATTTTGGAATAAAGAATGCAACAGAAAGTTCTTTCAAAGAATTTTATGAAGAAGTAAAAGAAAAAGCTAGTTATTTAAATTCAAGCAGACCTACAGCTGTAAACCTTTCATGGGCATTAAAAAGAATGCTAAAGAAAATTGAAGAAGTAAAGGACAAGCCTATTGATGAAATAAAGAAGATATCAAAAATTGAAGCCAGAAACATTCACAGTGAGGATATAAAAATTTGCAGGACCATAGGAGAAAATTTGATTACCCTTCTAAAAGATGGGATGGGTATCTTGACCCACTGTAATGCAGGGCAGCTGGCAACATCCAAATATGGTACAGCTACAGCCCCTATGTACCTTGCAAAGGAAAAAGGGTGGCATCTTAAAGTATATTCGGATGAGACAAGACCTAGACTGCAGGGATCAACATTGACGGCACTTGAGCTTTATATGGCTGGAATAGATGTAACAACTATTACTGATAATATGGCAGCTGTAGTTATGGCACAGCATAAAATTGATGCAGTAATAGTAGGCTGTGACAGAATAGCTGCAAATGGTGATACTGCAAATAAAATAGGTACCTTTGGAGTCTCTATCTTAGCTAAATATTTTAATATACCGATGTATATAGCTGCACCTACTCCAAGCATTGATTTGAGTACTCCAAGTGGCAAAGATATACCTATAGAGGAAAGAGATCCTAAGGAAGTTACTTGCAGATTTGGGGTGTGGACAGCACCTAAGAACGTTAAAGTATATAATCCATCTTTTGATGTAACTCCACATGAAAATATAACTGCTATAGTCACAGAAAAGGGGATAGTATATCCTCCATTTGAGGAAAATTTGCGAAAGATAATAAAGTAA
- a CDS encoding folate family ECF transporter S component: MIKNSIDSIFTTGYWTAAAAEVHKLRSLVFAGLTIALGTVLSSIYIPVGINLRISFSFLVVAFGSMIFGPVVGLFTGLAYDLIGFVILPSNIFFPGYTLSTMLEFFIYGIFLYHSQISVLRIFVMKFLVNFIIHVGLGSLWSAILFGKGYYYFFVKSLIKNTIMLPIEVIMLVALLQVFLHILVREGFIPKQKGKYIPIV; this comes from the coding sequence ATGATTAAAAATAGTATTGATTCAATTTTTACAACTGGATATTGGACTGCTGCAGCTGCAGAAGTTCATAAATTGAGATCACTTGTTTTTGCCGGCTTGACTATTGCGCTTGGCACTGTTTTAAGTTCAATTTACATTCCTGTAGGAATAAACCTTCGTATTTCATTTTCTTTTCTAGTGGTGGCTTTTGGTTCTATGATCTTTGGTCCCGTTGTAGGTCTGTTTACTGGATTGGCTTACGATTTGATTGGCTTCGTAATTTTGCCTTCTAATATTTTTTTCCCAGGTTATACTTTATCAACTATGCTTGAATTCTTTATTTATGGAATTTTTCTATATCACAGTCAAATTTCTGTTTTAAGGATTTTCGTCATGAAATTTCTAGTTAACTTTATTATACATGTAGGACTTGGCTCACTTTGGAGTGCAATTTTGTTTGGTAAGGGATATTATTATTTCTTTGTAAAGAGCTTAATTAAAAATACAATTATGCTTCCAATAGAGGTTATCATGTTAGTTGCACTGCTTCAAGTATTTCTTCACATCCTTGTACGTGAGGGCTTTATACCAAAGCAAAAAGGAAAGTATATACCAATTGTATAA
- the glpT gene encoding glycerol-3-phosphate transporter: MLNFLKPAPHIARLPEEKIDSTYKKYRLQVFLSIYIGYLTYYFVRSNFAMGKVYLIQEGFTKTQLGIVASALGLAYGISKFVMGNVSDRSNPRYFLGIGLILSGIVNFLFPITTSVTMMFIIMLLNGWFQGMGWPPCGRTMTHWFSDKERGVKMSIWNTAHNVGGGTISFIVLFGVAIFGSWKGVFYFPGMIAIVVGILYMVFAKDTPQSVGLPPIEEYKNDYPKVDVDNREREMTGKEILFKHVLNNKYLWYIAIANIFVYVVRYGVLNWSPIYLKEVAHLGNSGAALGFSIYEYAAIPGTILVGWLSDKVFHGRRAPMGIICMVGDILAILVYAHTTNVTLLFISLAVMGALIYGPVMLIGVSALDLVPKKASGTAAGFTGLFGYLGGEVCAEAVMGVVVDKFNWSGGFNMLIICSILAIVFLSFTWNVHDRSKDSAAA, encoded by the coding sequence ATGTTAAATTTTCTGAAGCCTGCCCCACATATCGCCAGACTTCCAGAGGAAAAGATTGATTCAACCTACAAAAAATATCGTTTACAAGTATTTTTAAGCATCTACATAGGTTACTTAACTTATTATTTTGTAAGAAGTAACTTTGCAATGGGTAAAGTTTATTTAATTCAAGAGGGATTTACCAAAACACAGCTGGGTATTGTAGCTTCAGCATTAGGACTAGCTTACGGGATTAGTAAATTTGTTATGGGAAATGTCTCTGACAGATCTAATCCAAGGTACTTTTTAGGCATAGGATTAATATTATCAGGTATTGTAAATTTTCTTTTTCCAATAACTACAAGTGTTACAATGATGTTTATAATAATGCTTTTAAATGGATGGTTCCAAGGTATGGGCTGGCCTCCATGCGGACGAACTATGACTCACTGGTTCTCTGATAAAGAACGTGGAGTAAAAATGTCAATTTGGAATACTGCACATAATGTAGGCGGTGGAACAATATCATTCATTGTCCTATTTGGTGTTGCAATATTCGGAAGCTGGAAAGGTGTTTTCTATTTTCCCGGCATGATTGCTATAGTAGTAGGTATCTTATATATGGTATTTGCAAAAGATACTCCTCAATCTGTTGGTCTTCCTCCAATAGAAGAATATAAAAATGACTATCCTAAGGTTGATGTAGACAATAGAGAAAGGGAAATGACTGGTAAGGAAATACTATTTAAACATGTGTTAAATAATAAATATTTATGGTATATAGCAATTGCAAACATATTTGTATACGTTGTTAGATATGGTGTATTAAACTGGTCACCTATATATTTAAAAGAAGTAGCTCATTTGGGTAATTCAGGTGCTGCTCTTGGATTTTCAATATATGAATATGCTGCAATTCCAGGAACTATATTAGTTGGATGGCTGAGTGATAAAGTATTTCATGGTAGAAGAGCTCCTATGGGAATTATATGTATGGTAGGTGATATTTTAGCCATATTAGTTTATGCTCATACTACAAATGTAACATTATTATTCATTTCATTAGCTGTAATGGGTGCTTTAATATATGGACCTGTTATGTTAATAGGCGTAAGTGCACTTGACTTAGTTCCTAAAAAAGCATCTGGTACAGCAGCAGGATTCACCGGACTATTTGGATATTTAGGTGGAGAAGTTTGTGCAGAAGCTGTAATGGGTGTTGTCGTAGATAAATTTAATTGGAGCGGCGGTTTTAACATGCTTATTATATGTTCAATACTTGCTATAGTATTTCTATCATTTACATGGAATGTACATGATAGATCTAAAGATTCAGCTGCTGCTTAA